A region from the Helcococcus ovis genome encodes:
- the obgE gene encoding GTPase ObgE — protein sequence MFLDVAKIILRSGAGGDGAIAWRREIFEPAGGPAGGDGGDGGSVILKADSNVQTLLDFKYRRHFFAQNGEPGRNKKQYGKKGEDLYVKVPVGTIVREAKSNKVICDLIEDGEEFIIAKGGKGGKGNAKFANSIRQAPKFAQPGENAQEIEVILEVKLIADIGLIGLPNVGKSSLLSILSDAKPKIANYHFTTLTPNLGVVKIDFQNNFVIADIPGLIDGASEGIGLGHQFLKHVERTRLLVHVLDMAGSEGRDPIDDFNIIMKELSNYSDKLREKDLFVVANKMDLPNAVENLEIFKLNFPELKVIETSAATTNGIEDLKYYMFERLKDIKKDYHSLDEDERLDLESFFKVDRTIEVNKKNGEYIVKGYPISELIRKTNFDDYESLRHFEAVLEKMGVMAQLEELGIEDGDTIHVESIQIEYFG from the coding sequence ATGTTTTTAGATGTAGCAAAGATTATTTTAAGATCTGGAGCTGGAGGAGACGGGGCAATTGCTTGGAGAAGAGAAATTTTTGAGCCGGCAGGAGGCCCGGCTGGTGGTGATGGTGGAGATGGAGGAAGCGTAATTTTAAAAGCTGATTCCAATGTACAGACTCTTCTTGACTTTAAGTATAGACGTCACTTTTTCGCACAAAACGGAGAACCGGGTAGAAATAAAAAACAATATGGTAAAAAAGGTGAAGATTTATATGTAAAAGTACCGGTAGGTACAATTGTAAGAGAAGCAAAATCTAATAAAGTAATATGTGACTTAATTGAAGATGGTGAAGAATTTATAATTGCAAAAGGTGGAAAAGGCGGAAAGGGAAATGCTAAATTTGCAAATTCCATAAGACAAGCACCAAAATTTGCACAACCGGGGGAAAATGCTCAAGAGATAGAAGTTATATTAGAAGTAAAGCTAATTGCTGATATAGGATTAATAGGCCTTCCAAATGTTGGTAAATCATCACTATTGTCAATTTTATCAGATGCTAAACCTAAGATTGCAAATTATCATTTTACAACATTAACTCCAAATCTTGGAGTTGTTAAGATAGATTTTCAAAATAACTTCGTTATAGCTGATATCCCAGGTTTAATTGATGGGGCAAGTGAAGGAATTGGTTTGGGACATCAATTTTTAAAACATGTTGAAAGAACACGTCTTTTAGTACATGTACTTGATATGGCGGGAAGTGAAGGTAGAGATCCGATTGATGATTTTAATATTATCATGAAAGAGTTGAGCAATTATAGTGATAAATTGAGAGAAAAAGATTTATTTGTTGTTGCTAATAAAATGGATTTGCCAAATGCAGTAGAAAATTTAGAAATTTTTAAATTAAATTTCCCTGAATTGAAAGTAATAGAAACGTCAGCAGCAACAACAAATGGTATTGAAGACTTAAAATACTATATGTTTGAGAGATTAAAAGATATTAAAAAAGATTATCATAGTTTAGATGAAGATGAAAGATTAGACTTAGAATCATTCTTTAAGGTTGATAGAACTATTGAAGTTAATAAGAAAAATGGAGAATACATCGTTAAAGGATATCCTATTTCTGAACTTATCAGAAAAACAAACTTTGATGATTATGAGTCGTTAAGACACTTTGAAGCTGTTTTAGAAAAAATGGGAGTAATGGCTCAATTAGAAGAGTTAGGAATAGAAGATGGAGATACTATCCACGTTGAAAGTATACAGATAGAATATTTCGGATAG
- the rsfS gene encoding ribosome silencing factor, producing the protein MNKLDIVVKACEDKLGDNIKVISIDEKSTIADYFVIVTGKSIQQTKAISDEIEQKIEKAGFTVLGNEGFRDASWILMDLGDIIVHIFTEEQREFYNLEKLWD; encoded by the coding sequence ATGAATAAACTAGATATAGTTGTAAAAGCATGTGAAGATAAGCTTGGTGACAATATAAAAGTAATATCAATTGATGAAAAATCAACAATTGCAGATTATTTTGTAATTGTAACAGGTAAATCAATTCAACAAACAAAAGCTATTTCAGATGAAATTGAACAAAAAATTGAAAAAGCTGGTTTTACTGTTTTAGGAAATGAAGGCTTTAGAGATGCAAGCTGGATTTTAATGGATTTAGGAGATATTATCGTCCATATATTTACAGAGGAACAAAGAGAGTTTTATAATTTAGAAAAGTTATGGGATTAA
- the nadD gene encoding nicotinate-nucleotide adenylyltransferase codes for MKKIGVFGSSFNPIHIGHLIISEQARIRLCLDKILFIPTANPYHKKVDLLDYNIRYEMTERTVEDNPFFEVSDIEKHLKTASYSFDIMKKLKSKIDAEIYFIIGSDSFINLHTWHRYEELIKIVNLVVFQRPGYKINLELIEKYRFLTKKQIIFYDDIQLFISSSDIRNNIKNNIYPKYLLRDETIKYIMENNLWR; via the coding sequence ATGAAAAAAATAGGAGTATTTGGCTCTTCATTTAATCCAATACACATTGGACATTTAATAATTTCAGAGCAAGCAAGGATTAGATTATGTTTAGATAAAATTTTATTTATACCTACAGCTAATCCATATCATAAAAAAGTGGATTTATTAGATTATAATATTAGATATGAAATGACGGAAAGAACTGTAGAAGACAATCCATTTTTTGAGGTGTCAGATATTGAAAAACACTTAAAAACAGCTTCATATAGCTTTGATATAATGAAAAAATTAAAGTCTAAAATTGATGCTGAAATTTATTTTATAATAGGTAGCGATAGTTTCATAAATTTACACACATGGCATAGATACGAAGAGCTTATTAAAATAGTAAATTTAGTTGTATTTCAAAGGCCGGGATATAAGATAAACTTAGAATTGATAGAAAAATATAGATTTTTAACAAAAAAACAAATAATATTTTATGATGATATTCAATTATTTATATCTTCATCAGATATAAGGAATAATATAAAAAATAATATATATCCAAAGTATTTGTTAAGAGATGAAACTATTAAATATATTATGGAGAATAATTTATGGCGTTAG
- a CDS encoding ComEA family DNA-binding protein: MKIKNYLDKILIAIVIIVIIIIGIYNKSKENNVDNSDILNNVLETNIEKFESKKNEKFEKKTKIQDEEIYAYITGCVKNPGVYKLNSTSRVKDLIDKSGGFCKDADLESINLSQKLKDEMKIHVNKIGEVKNQKSANHVESTDNEQKNGLSKININTASKEQLMTLPGVGSSRADEIIKYRSKNRFQSIEDIQNISGIGQKSFEKIKEKIIVD; encoded by the coding sequence ATGAAAATAAAAAATTATTTAGACAAAATTTTAATAGCTATAGTTATAATAGTGATTATAATTATAGGAATTTATAATAAAAGTAAAGAAAATAATGTAGATAATTCAGATATACTCAATAATGTATTGGAAACAAATATTGAGAAATTTGAAAGTAAAAAAAATGAAAAATTTGAAAAAAAAACTAAAATTCAAGATGAAGAGATTTATGCATATATAACGGGATGTGTAAAAAATCCCGGTGTATATAAATTAAATAGTACAAGTAGGGTTAAGGATTTAATAGATAAATCCGGTGGGTTTTGTAAGGATGCTGATTTAGAAAGTATAAATTTATCACAAAAATTAAAAGATGAGATGAAAATCCATGTTAATAAGATAGGTGAAGTAAAAAATCAAAAGTCAGCTAATCACGTAGAAAGTACTGACAATGAACAAAAAAACGGATTGTCTAAAATTAATATTAATACAGCAAGTAAAGAACAACTTATGACATTGCCGGGGGTAGGATCCTCTAGAGCTGATGAAATTATAAAATATAGAAGTAAAAATAGATTTCAAAGTATAGAGGATATTCAAAATATTTCTGGCATTGGACAAAAAAGTTTTGAAAAAATTAAAGAAAAAATTATAGTTGATTGA
- a CDS encoding YhbY family RNA-binding protein, with the protein MINSRQRSYLKSLANTMEVKIIIGKNGITDNLIKQIHDTLNANELVKIKILKNNLFDDKETIQEIIEKLSADFVSHMGSKFVIYRQSKEKIITLPK; encoded by the coding sequence ATGATTAATTCAAGACAAAGATCTTATTTAAAATCATTAGCAAACACAATGGAAGTAAAAATTATTATTGGTAAGAATGGTATCACCGATAATTTAATAAAACAAATACATGATACATTAAATGCTAATGAATTGGTAAAGATTAAAATATTAAAAAATAATTTATTTGATGATAAAGAAACAATACAAGAAATAATAGAAAAATTAAGTGCTGATTTTGTATCGCATATGGGTTCAAAATTTGTGATTTATAGACAATCAAAAGAAAAGATAATTACACTTCCAAAATAG
- the yqeK gene encoding bis(5'-nucleosyl)-tetraphosphatase (symmetrical) YqeK, which produces MALDFENIKNKLKKMLKLSRYEHVLRVNETALKLNRDLGLNIDEGKIQYSCLLHDCAKNNEEYYFEMYKEKYNLIKKEIFRLPLLAHTILGPIVAKEEYGIEDKEILDAIRWHTTGKENMTPLEKLVFIADYIEPGRSFETVDEVRKKVYENFDLGILLSLNNQIKYLISINAIIDLNTIEARNYLQRSINE; this is translated from the coding sequence ATGGCGTTAGATTTTGAAAATATAAAAAATAAGTTAAAAAAAATGCTTAAATTATCAAGATATGAACATGTCCTAAGGGTAAATGAAACCGCCTTAAAACTAAATCGAGATTTAGGATTAAATATAGATGAAGGAAAAATACAATACTCTTGTTTACTTCATGATTGTGCTAAAAATAATGAAGAGTATTATTTTGAAATGTACAAAGAAAAATACAATTTAATAAAAAAAGAAATATTTAGATTGCCTCTATTAGCTCATACAATTTTAGGCCCAATAGTTGCTAAAGAAGAGTATGGAATAGAAGATAAAGAAATTCTTGATGCTATAAGATGGCATACCACTGGCAAGGAAAATATGACACCTTTAGAAAAGTTAGTATTTATAGCAGATTATATAGAGCCGGGAAGAAGTTTTGAGACAGTAGATGAAGTCAGAAAAAAAGTATATGAAAATTTTGATTTAGGTATTTTATTATCATTAAATAATCAAATTAAGTATTTAATTTCAATTAATGCTATAATTGATTTGAATACTATTGAAGCAAGAAATTATTTGCAAAGGAGCATAAATGAATAA
- the rnr gene encoding ribonuclease R yields MQKLIGKISINKKGFGFFIPEDENISDIFIPKKYLNRALNNDKVSVKIIKEAIDGQRCEGKVIEVLERSKEILVGDFQKIKNFGFVVLDGNKSDYDIYIPKKYINGAKNNDKVVVEIIYFNKNDKNPTGKVVEILGNTNDTGIQVLAIAKKYDLPDEFSYETLEYANSLPLNPDKKDYKNREDFRELFTVTIDGATAKDFDDAISIEKDGKDYILYVHIADVANYVTENSAMNNDAYERGNSVYLLDRVIPMLPKELSNNLCSLNPNVERLAVTVKMRLDINGKLIDYDFYESIIKSNHRLIYEEVSDLLEGKKNIYNDEILESHLFLMAELHKILEEKRVVNGVLDFDFKESFIELDKNGKPIDIRENERRVANKLIESFMVLTNEVVGEHFANIQVPFLYRVHEEPDEEKVLEFRALISKFGLQIKGEKLYPKDFQKVLKEVEGSNLSFLISNIMLRTMKKAIYQREPDIHFGLATKNYSHFTSPIRRYSDLVVHRILKGSLHNNYKQPKRSYLKRLDKIAEHISETERKAQEAERDVDALKKAEYMEQRIGKIYDGIISSVTSFGLFVELPNTVEGLIHFRNLNDDYYEFDRENYKIIGQHTGRVYELGQKVRVTVSSVNVDLREIDFKLVKEEDER; encoded by the coding sequence ATGCAGAAATTAATTGGAAAAATAAGTATAAATAAAAAGGGATTTGGATTTTTCATACCGGAAGATGAAAATATTTCCGATATTTTTATACCTAAAAAGTATTTAAATAGAGCATTAAATAATGATAAAGTTAGTGTGAAAATAATAAAAGAAGCTATTGATGGACAAAGATGTGAGGGAAAGGTTATTGAGGTATTAGAAAGAAGTAAGGAAATACTTGTAGGAGATTTTCAAAAAATAAAAAATTTTGGATTTGTGGTGCTTGATGGTAATAAATCCGATTATGACATTTATATTCCTAAAAAATATATAAATGGTGCTAAAAATAATGATAAAGTTGTAGTTGAGATAATATACTTTAATAAGAATGATAAGAATCCTACAGGCAAAGTTGTAGAGATACTTGGAAATACAAATGATACTGGCATACAAGTATTAGCTATTGCAAAGAAATATGATTTACCGGATGAATTTTCTTATGAAACATTAGAATATGCAAATTCTTTACCGTTAAATCCGGATAAAAAAGATTATAAAAATAGGGAAGATTTTAGAGAATTATTTACAGTTACAATTGATGGTGCAACAGCGAAAGATTTTGATGATGCTATATCAATTGAAAAGGACGGTAAAGATTATATTTTATATGTACACATTGCAGATGTAGCAAATTATGTAACTGAAAATAGTGCAATGAATAATGATGCTTATGAAAGGGGGAATTCTGTATATCTTTTAGATAGAGTTATTCCTATGTTACCAAAAGAGTTATCAAATAATTTATGTTCATTAAATCCTAATGTTGAAAGATTGGCTGTAACTGTAAAGATGAGACTGGATATAAATGGGAAGTTAATAGATTATGATTTTTATGAGTCAATTATAAAAAGTAATCATAGATTGATATATGAAGAAGTTTCAGATTTATTAGAAGGTAAGAAAAATATATATAATGATGAAATACTTGAAAGTCATTTATTTTTAATGGCAGAGCTTCATAAAATTTTAGAAGAAAAAAGAGTTGTAAATGGTGTATTAGATTTTGACTTTAAGGAATCATTTATAGAACTTGATAAAAATGGAAAACCAATTGATATACGTGAAAATGAACGGAGAGTTGCAAATAAATTAATAGAATCTTTTATGGTTTTAACTAATGAGGTTGTAGGAGAACATTTTGCAAATATTCAGGTTCCATTTTTATATAGAGTTCACGAGGAACCGGATGAAGAAAAAGTACTTGAATTTAGAGCTTTGATATCAAAATTTGGATTACAGATAAAAGGGGAAAAACTATATCCTAAGGATTTTCAAAAAGTGTTAAAAGAGGTTGAGGGTTCAAATTTAAGTTTTTTAATCAGTAATATTATGTTGAGAACCATGAAAAAAGCAATTTATCAAAGAGAGCCTGATATTCATTTTGGGCTTGCTACAAAAAACTATTCACATTTTACTTCTCCTATTAGAAGATATAGTGATTTAGTAGTTCATAGAATATTAAAAGGCAGTTTACACAATAATTATAAGCAACCAAAACGTTCTTACTTAAAGAGGCTAGATAAAATTGCAGAACATATATCGGAAACTGAAAGAAAAGCTCAAGAAGCAGAAAGAGATGTAGATGCTCTTAAAAAAGCAGAATATATGGAGCAAAGAATAGGTAAAATATATGATGGTATTATTAGTTCGGTTACATCTTTTGGTTTATTTGTTGAATTACCAAATACCGTAGAAGGTCTAATTCATTTTAGAAATCTAAATGACGATTATTATGAATTTGATCGTGAAAACTATAAAATAATAGGGCAACATACTGGAAGAGTATATGAATTAGGTCAAAAAGTAAGAGTAACGGTAAGTAGTGTTAATGTAGATTTAAGAGAAATAGATTTTAAGTTAGTGAAGGAAGAAGATGAGCGTTAA
- a CDS encoding LemA family protein produces MKNILALNLGGGTITLIVIAMVVVFLILYLISVYNKLIALRENVRNSMSQIATQIESRWDVITNLIGATSKYSEHEAKTLREVIGMRTGINRNSSAAEVLKDDQLFQQAMDRINVVVESYPNLKADSLYINTMNNVDKYENNVRNARMIFNDSVTKYNREILMFPKNIFAGMFGFQQEIYFKNSETKADMPQW; encoded by the coding sequence ATGAAAAATATTTTAGCACTAAATTTAGGTGGTGGAACAATAACATTGATAGTTATTGCTATGGTAGTTGTATTTTTAATTTTGTATTTAATTTCAGTTTACAATAAACTTATAGCCTTAAGAGAAAATGTTAGAAATTCCATGAGTCAAATAGCTACTCAAATAGAGTCAAGATGGGATGTAATTACTAATCTTATAGGAGCTACATCAAAATATTCTGAACATGAAGCAAAAACCTTACGAGAAGTAATAGGAATGAGAACTGGAATTAATAGAAATTCTTCAGCAGCTGAAGTTTTGAAAGATGATCAATTATTTCAACAAGCAATGGATAGAATAAATGTAGTTGTAGAGTCATATCCTAATTTGAAAGCTGACAGTTTATATATTAATACAATGAACAATGTCGATAAATATGAAAATAATGTTAGAAATGCAAGAATGATTTTTAATGATTCGGTAACAAAATATAATAGAGAAATTTTAATGTTTCCTAAAAATATTTTTGCAGGAATGTTTGGATTCCAACAAGAAATATATTTCAAAAATTCTGAAACAAAGGCTGACATGCCACAATGGTAA
- a CDS encoding ribonuclease E/G has product MDNFKFFYEKDEELICGEVKNKRLIEYIDLRNNILGNIYRAKVIDYINSMNAYVLNIGQSKNALLRKKFLIEDIKLGDDVIVEIIKVPDNDKMIEASQKISITDGYLILMPYIKDSLKNVKFNFDLPYKLRTRAKEISNEEIRKRYYNLIEDFNKILKEKNFLPTPKLIYKGKFLRDYLIDYDMDVISNNKNQYANIIDNEFNPKYNQIISLDLAKSLERKILSDDVEIVIDNLEALTVIDINSKYSDHSLDKEALSLNVNIKSIEEIAIQIKLRKIKKMIIIDFLRMNLKNKKALINNVKNIFEQYNIKHKIMGFSNMDLFEIIVF; this is encoded by the coding sequence ATGGATAATTTTAAATTTTTTTATGAAAAAGATGAAGAATTAATATGTGGAGAAGTTAAAAATAAAAGACTAATAGAATATATAGATTTAAGAAATAATATTCTAGGAAACATATACCGTGCTAAGGTTATAGACTATATAAATTCTATGAACGCATATGTATTAAATATTGGTCAATCTAAAAACGCTCTTTTAAGAAAAAAATTTTTAATTGAAGATATAAAACTTGGAGATGATGTTATTGTAGAGATTATAAAAGTTCCCGATAATGATAAAATGATTGAAGCAAGTCAAAAAATCAGTATAACTGATGGATATTTAATTTTAATGCCATATATTAAAGATAGTTTAAAAAATGTAAAATTTAATTTTGATTTACCATATAAATTAAGGACAAGAGCAAAAGAAATATCAAATGAAGAAATAAGGAAAAGATATTATAACTTAATTGAGGATTTTAATAAAATATTAAAAGAAAAAAATTTTTTACCTACTCCAAAATTAATTTATAAAGGTAAGTTTTTAAGAGATTATTTAATAGATTACGACATGGATGTCATATCCAATAATAAAAATCAATATGCAAATATAATTGATAATGAATTTAATCCTAAATATAATCAAATAATTTCATTAGATTTAGCAAAATCTTTAGAAAGAAAAATATTAAGTGATGATGTAGAGATAGTTATAGACAACTTAGAAGCACTGACAGTTATAGATATTAATTCTAAATATTCTGATCATAGTTTAGATAAAGAAGCATTATCATTAAATGTAAATATAAAGAGTATTGAAGAAATAGCAATTCAAATTAAATTAAGAAAAATAAAAAAAATGATAATAATTGATTTTTTAAGGATGAATTTAAAAAATAAAAAAGCATTAATAAATAATGTTAAAAATATTTTTGAACAATATAATATCAAACATAAAATAATGGGATTTTCAAACATGGATTTGTTTGAAATTATAGTGTTTTAG
- the secG gene encoding preprotein translocase subunit SecG, protein MQNILLGILLISCVVVIISTMFMEPKAEGMGSISGSSANVFGKTASRGKEKLLSTLTWVSGVVFVVTTILLAIIK, encoded by the coding sequence ATGCAAAATATTTTATTAGGGATATTATTAATTTCATGTGTTGTTGTAATCATTTCAACAATGTTTATGGAACCAAAAGCAGAAGGCATGGGATCAATATCTGGTTCATCTGCTAATGTGTTTGGAAAAACTGCATCAAGAGGAAAGGAAAAGCTTTTAAGTACATTAACTTGGGTTTCAGGTGTAGTATTTGTTGTTACAACAATATTGTTGGCTATTATAAAATAG
- a CDS encoding ribosomal-processing cysteine protease Prp, giving the protein MIRVDIYLREGKIKGFNVSGHAEFDDSGKDIVCAGVSILTFNTIDAFTDILKIKKYIQYSIEDNHIELILNKELDKEKIHDAQLILKKYELGIQSILKEYSDYIELYYTEV; this is encoded by the coding sequence ATGATAAGAGTAGATATATATTTAAGAGAAGGTAAAATTAAAGGATTTAATGTTTCAGGACATGCAGAGTTTGATGATAGCGGAAAAGATATTGTTTGTGCAGGAGTTTCAATTTTAACGTTCAATACAATAGACGCTTTTACTGATATACTTAAAATTAAAAAATATATTCAATATTCTATAGAAGATAATCATATAGAACTTATATTAAATAAAGAATTAGATAAAGAAAAAATACACGATGCACAGTTGATATTAAAAAAATATGAACTAGGCATACAATCTATATTGAAAGAATATAGTGATTACATCGAATTATACTATACGGAGGTATAA
- the smpB gene encoding SsrA-binding protein SmpB → MSVKTLARNKKAKHDFNLEDYFEAGIVLEGNEVKSIKAGQVSIKESFCQIRNNEVYIVGMHVTPYSYGNNFSKQDPLRTRKLLLNKKEIRKILSKVSEKGYAFLPLEVKDKDGLVKIDIAIGKGKKLYDKRNDLKEKDDKRRVERALKDMY, encoded by the coding sequence ATGAGCGTTAAAACATTAGCTAGAAATAAAAAGGCAAAACATGATTTTAATCTAGAAGATTATTTTGAAGCAGGTATAGTCCTAGAGGGAAATGAGGTTAAGAGTATAAAAGCAGGACAAGTATCAATTAAAGAGTCATTTTGTCAAATAAGAAATAATGAAGTTTATATTGTTGGTATGCATGTTACACCTTATTCTTATGGAAATAATTTTAGTAAACAAGATCCACTTAGAACCCGAAAATTATTATTAAATAAAAAGGAAATAAGAAAGATATTAAGTAAAGTTAGTGAAAAAGGTTATGCATTTTTACCATTAGAAGTTAAAGATAAAGATGGACTTGTAAAGATTGATATAGCTATTGGTAAAGGTAAAAAACTTTATGATAAGAGAAATGATTTAAAAGAAAAAGATGATAAGAGACGTGTTGAACGTGCATTAAAAGATATGTACTGA
- the rpmA gene encoding 50S ribosomal protein L27 codes for MLKLNLQFFASKKGVSSTRNGRDSRAKRLGAKRSDGQFVLAGNILVRQRGTKIHPGANVGIGKDDTLFAKADGIVKFERFDKTRKKVSVYTREQLA; via the coding sequence ATGTTAAAATTAAATTTACAGTTTTTCGCAAGTAAAAAAGGGGTATCATCTACAAGAAACGGTAGAGATTCTAGAGCTAAAAGATTAGGAGCTAAGAGAAGTGATGGACAATTTGTACTTGCTGGAAATATCTTGGTAAGACAAAGAGGTACAAAAATTCATCCGGGAGCAAATGTAGGTATTGGTAAAGATGATACATTATTTGCAAAAGCTGATGGTATCGTTAAATTTGAAAGATTTGACAAGACAAGAAAAAAAGTTAGTGTTTATACAAGAGAACAATTAGCTTAA
- a CDS encoding cyclodeaminase/cyclohydrolase family protein codes for MNLEEYLNIITEVNHKAGGGSVAALNGALASSLMLKAYNMAKKSNPEVEQRLGNEYYLNLENLKNEFTRLIFEDGEVFGKVLEAYKLPKDTHEQRKYRRIQIQEKLKFAVDSPLEIIVKSLKLFESIFVFIEYSNPVINSEIAVAKNQLIASIESAMVNMKINIKSIEDKEYRIKKQNSILRIYQNLEYNKKKLQNFLDKNL; via the coding sequence ATGAATTTGGAAGAATATTTAAATATTATAACTGAAGTAAATCATAAAGCAGGAGGAGGATCTGTAGCTGCACTTAATGGAGCTTTAGCTTCATCACTTATGTTAAAAGCATATAATATGGCTAAAAAATCCAATCCGGAAGTTGAGCAGAGGCTTGGAAATGAGTACTACCTAAATTTAGAAAATTTAAAAAATGAATTTACTAGATTAATTTTTGAAGATGGTGAAGTTTTTGGAAAGGTATTAGAAGCTTATAAATTACCAAAAGATACACATGAACAAAGGAAATATAGAAGAATTCAAATTCAAGAAAAATTAAAATTTGCTGTAGATTCTCCTTTAGAAATAATCGTTAAATCCTTAAAATTATTTGAAAGTATTTTTGTGTTTATAGAATATTCTAATCCGGTTATAAATTCAGAAATAGCAGTAGCTAAAAATCAACTTATAGCTTCTATAGAATCTGCTATGGTAAATATGAAAATAAATATTAAGTCAATAGAAGATAAGGAATATAGGATAAAAAAGCAAAACAGCATTTTAAGGATATACCAAAATTTAGAATATAATAAAAAGAAGTTACAAAATTTTTTAGATAAAAATTTATAA
- the rplU gene encoding 50S ribosomal protein L21, with translation MYAVIKTGGKQYQVKEGDILKVEKLDLEQGAKFDFEEVLLVSNEGGVKVGSPVVDGAKVSAEVLEHGRGKKIVVFKYKPKKGSSSRQGHRQPYTRVRINSIG, from the coding sequence ATGTACGCAGTAATAAAAACAGGTGGTAAACAATACCAAGTTAAAGAAGGCGATATCTTAAAAGTTGAAAAATTAGATTTAGAACAAGGTGCAAAATTTGACTTTGAAGAAGTTCTATTAGTTTCAAATGAAGGTGGAGTAAAAGTCGGTTCACCGGTTGTTGATGGAGCTAAAGTAAGTGCTGAAGTTTTAGAACATGGTAGAGGAAAGAAAATCGTTGTTTTCAAATATAAACCCAAAAAAGGTTCTTCAAGTAGACAAGGTCATAGACAACCATATACAAGAGTTAGAATTAATTCAATAGGATAA